GATACCGAAGATCTACGTTCGTCACCGACCGATAGTATAAAACCCGTTCGGCGTCTACGCCCGTTAATGCGAGGCATAAAGTTCCGTGCCTTTCTCAAGCTCGACGAGTACCTCCTCGACGTCGGCTCCGCGACTGCGACGACCCCCGACGAGATAGTACATATGATAGAGGAGAGACGTGACGCCGGAGAGATAGACGTAGAAGACGGCTCCGAGATATGGGTCGTCCCCGCCGACTCGGTGATAAGACGTACTGCGGTCGGAACACGCTCGACGTCGACTGGAACCTACGGAGACTCCGAGGGCGACGAATACGAGTACCAGTACAAGTCCGACGAGGACAGGAAGTTCGGCGACGACTACTTAGCTCTGACTCAGACTGACGAGACGACCTACGAGATAGACGGTACTGTAAGGGCGGTCGAGTTCGAGACAGCCACACGGCTCGCGGCTTCTCTCAAGGGCGGCAGAATGGACGCGAAGGAGGTGGTTCTGATACCCAGGAACACAGTAAACGACTACGTCATCGGCTCTGACTCTGACTGAACTCTTCGACTATCTCCTTCCCTGAGCTACTTCCTATACGTGTCGCTCCCGCCCTCACCATCTCGACGACATCGGAGTAGGTTCTTATTCCTCCGCTTGCTTTCACGCCTACCCCCTCGCCCACAGCCTCTCTGATAGTCCTCACGTCGCTCGGCGTAGCCTCACCGTCCGTAAACCCCGAACACGTCTTGACGTAGTCGGCACCCGCCTCTACACACAGCTTAGACGCCCTCTTTATCTCCGACTTCGAGAGAAGACCCGTCTCTATTATAGCCTTTACCCTGACGTCGGCGGCTTCTACGACTCTTTCGACGTCGCTCCTGAACTCGTAGTAGTTCCTCGACTTCAGATGCGACACGTTGCACCCAACGTCTATCTCTGTCGCTCCGTCCTCGGATGCACGCTGTGCCTCGAATACCTTCGTCTCGGTGTCGTTGTACCCGAGGGGGAAGCCGACGACACTACATACCTCCCCCATGAAGGATGCTGGTACGCGTTCGATCCTCGAAGGTGGGAGACAGATGTTCATGCCGAGTTCGTCCGCCGTTCTCACAGCCTCGTCGACGTCGTCGGTCGTGTGATCCTTGTCGAGGAGTGTGTGGTCTATCGCCGAGCCGAGTTTCTCTGGGTTCCGAGAACCCCCATTCTCGGGTGCACGCGAATCTGAAGATTTGGGAACGTCCATCTGGTTAGGGTATCCCTCGGAAGCTTTTTCTACTTATCGGTACCACAGAAGCCGTATGACACAAGACGGTGACACCGAGGTAAAACAGCCTCACATACTCGCCTCCGAGGGCGACATAAACCAGACGGTTCTCGTCCCCGGAGACCCCGACAGGGTCGACAGAATAGCCGAGAGACTCGAAGACGTAGAGGTAGTCTCACACAACCGCGAGTACAGGCTCGTCAACGGAGTCTACGACGGCGAGCCCGTGACAGTCTGTTCGACGGGGGTCGGAAGCCCGAGTGCCGCGGTCGCAGTCGAGGAGTTAGTCAAGATCGGTGCCGAGACACTCATACGTCCCGGTACTACGGGTGGTCTTCAGGAGGACGTGACGACGGGTGACGTCGTAATACCGACTGCTTCGGCGAAGTACGAGGGGACTACCAAGAGGTACGAGGACGTCGAGTATCCTGCCGTACCGTCTCTCGGTGTCACGAATGCTCTCGTCGATGCCGCCGACGAGGGAGGACACGAGGTTCACGTCGGGTCGGTAGTCACAGACGACGCCTTCTACGCTGAGGACGAGCCCGCGAGAGACTGGGAGGAGGCGGGAATGCTCTCGGTCGAGATGGAGGCGTCGGCTCTCTTCACTCTTGCAAGGAGACGCGGTGTGAGAGCCGGAGCCGTCCTCGCAGTCGACGGAAACCTCGTAGCAGGAGAACAGAAGGGCGAGACAGAGGACGACGACGAGCTTCCCGAGGAGGCGCGCGCCGGTGTCGGACGTATCATAGAGATAGCTCTCGAAGCCGCGAAACGCGTGTAGCGTACTAATCAGTAAGCTTATCCTCTCTCGGCGTCTTATCTCGTCTATGCTCAAGACCCTCTCGTACTCGAAGAGCGAGGGTATTATTGTCTATCTCTGTATGAACGGGGAGTCACGTTTCTCAGAGATAGAGGACTACCTCGGGATCAATCCCAGCATGGTCGACAGACGTCTCAAGGAACTCATAGACGACGGCTTCGTCGAGACCGACGGCGACCTCTACTCTATAACGTCGAAGGGAAGGGAGGCAGCCGTGACATACAACCTTCTGAGCCGTGACAAGTGTGAGGAGTTCTGTAACCCCAACACGTGCGTGGGACCTCTCTCACAGGCGGTCTCGGCTATCTCTGACTACTCGGGGTCTGTGACACATGAGATACTCGAAACACTTCCCGCGACTCCCGACGAGATAAGAAACGAGGTAGACGCCGACGAGCCCGTCGAGAACTACATAGAGAGCTACGAGAGATGGGGGCTCGTCGAGACCGACTCCGACGGAACAGCGAAGCCGACCGACAAGTCGAGGAAGATACTCGGTCTCTTAGAAGCCTGACTCCCCGCGACGACTCCCGACAGTCCGATTCTTTCGGTCTCGGTCTTCGAGTAACCTACCACTAAGACTAATAAGACGGCTTACTAATCTGTAAGTGCCGACAGTTCCCCTTCCTGTCGGCGAGCGCGAGCCCAAACAGAAAGAGTAGAACCCTCTCTCAGTTCTTCGGTCTTCCTATCTGGCGATCTACTCCTTTTTAGACGACATCGAATACGACGTAGTAGATGCCGTATGCCGTCCCGAACGACGCGAAGAGCGAGGCTATCCAGGCTCCGACGGTGTATGCCATTCTCTTCTTGTCGACTGAGCTACCATCTCCGGCGAATCCGCTACCCATTATGCTGTTTATGATTATCTGGTTGAACGAGACGGGGACGCCTAAGACGTTAGCAACAATTTGGACGAGGGGTATCGCCGAGAAGAGTATCGAGATCGAGGTTCTGGTTCCCATGTCGGAGTACTGCCTACCGACTGCGTTGAGCATCACGGGGCTTCTGACCCACGCTCCGACGAGGAGTCCTAAGCCACCGAAGGCGAGAAGCGGAGTGATTCCGTATCCCAGATCCGTAAACGGGGCTACGAGAGGTCCGACTGCGAGTCCGACCTGACTTCCGCCTCCTATGAAGGCGAAGACTATCCCCGAGAAGAGTATTATCTTCTCCATCACAGAGACCGACCTGTCTGTCTTTTCGACGTACCTCCTGAGTGCGACTGTCAGAACCCAAGATATGATTATCGCCGCGACCCCCATTCCTATCCACGACACGAACGCAGTCGTCCAGTATCCCATGTTGGGGGTCAGACCCTGCGCTATTCCCGCGCCTGCGACGCTTCCGAACGACGTAAACGCCGCGGGTATCGGATACTCCTTTATGAGACCTAAGGCGACGTAGAATCCTATCACGAAGAGCGCGATTACTGTCGTCGCAAGCTGAAGCTCTCCGTTGACTATATTACTTCCTATCCCCGACGCGACTCCCGCTCCGAGTGCGACAGCGCCCAAGAAGCCGAATATACCCACGAGGAACGCCGCCCTCATAACTCCCGTCGTGTTCGACCCCACCGCGGGAGCCATCGCGACCGGAATGCTGACTGCTCCCGTGACTGCTGCCACGAAGAACGATATCACGAGAGCCGGCAGTAGAATTAGATCCATCTTCCTTCACCTCTTCGTCCCACACATGTCCTCCTTTCCGAGAACAGTTCACTACTGTGTCTGTCTACCATTGTCTTGATGTATCTTTGGCGTCACTCTTCGTGTATAAATTAGCTTCGTCTTGTCTCTTCAACTTCGACCATTTATAAGAAAAGCTCTAAGTGTTTTATTCTAGATTCTGTCTTATCTCGTCCTTGAGATCGGCGTCGTAGACATCGACTTCCAGAGCGAACGTCTCACTGTCGCCTATCCTACCCGACGTGTCCTTTATGTTGGCGCTCACGAGGTCGTTGTCGAAGTAGCACGGTGACGCCTTCCCCATGACGTTCTCATAAACCGCCTTTTCGAGGCTACAGAAGAGCTTCTTACTTGCCTTCTTGAGACCCGAGTCGCCATCGGGGTCTATGCTCGCTTTCTTTGCTGTCTTTTCCACTATATCGTCTCCCATGTCGTCCTTGTTCTTGGGACGCCACTCTTGCCAGTCGTCGAAGTTACTGCCTTCGACGTCTGCGTCTGCGTCTGCGTCTTTCATGATACGAGTTATCTCCTCGCCGTGTTCGACTACTTCCTCCCACGTTCCTTCCTTACGGAATCCCGATATGCTTTCTTGTGCCAACTTTGCAGTTCCTCCGTACTCATTTGAGTCTCAGTAACTCTAATATATATACTTTAGGTATGCTATTAACGGATCTATATACTCCCTCAGCCTAAAACGCAGTACACCGACGGGGTAGATCTCAGACGCCCTTCCGGTGTGCGTGGTAATACATCTCAGGCGCGCGTCAGACGACGCACAAACGGTTACAAAAAGCCTTATGTCCGTAGCACACCACCGTAAAGACATGCCCAACTCTAAAGGACCTCAGAAGAAGACACGTAACAAGCTGCGCAACGACCCGCGCGACAGGGGACAGAGCCCGCCTAGCCGTGCAGTACAGGAGTTCGACGAGGGTCAGAACGTCCACGTAGCCATAGACCCGAGTGTTCCCGAGGGACGTCCCAACCCCAGGTTCCACGGCGAGACGGGGGTCGTCGTCGGAGAACAGGGAACTGCCTTCGAGGTCGAGATACACGACGGAGACAAGAAGAAGACACTCTTCGTAAAGCCACAGCACCTCAAGCCTCAGAGTGACTGAGACATGATAGTAAAGGAGAAGCTCGACGAGGAGTACGTCAGCCTCGCCGAGGTAAAGGAGGTTCTCAACGAGGTCTCGGAGGAGAGAGCCGACCAGGATCGTGAGATGAGCTACGAGCTCAGACGCGCGATAGACCACGCCAACGAACTCGCCGAGTTAGAGGCGGAAGAGGCGCGTGAACTCATAGACGAGGTCTCGGAGTTCGAGAAGGTCGACCAACTCGTCGCGCACAAGATCGCCGACCTCCTCCCCGCGACACGTGACGAGATACGTTCTATATTCGCAGAGGAGAGGTACACACTCACGGGTGACGAACTCGACGAGATACTCGACGTAGTCGCGAAGTACCGCTGAGGGGACAGCCACAGCACTTAGTTATAAGTTTTTATAGGTTATATATTACTCAGAACATCAATGTCTGACACCGAAAGAGAGGAGTACGTCTACGTTCTCGACTTCCTACCCCAGGGTCACGCAGAGGACAGGACGCACAACGAACCCATAGTACAGGGCGTCGGAAGCGATAACTTCACGCTTCTCGAACTCGCCGCGAGGGAAGACGCGCTTATCAAGATAGGCGACTTCGTCTACGTAGGTCAGGGTGAGAGGGAAAGAATAGAGAGGGTCAAGAGACGTCTCGGATACGAGGATCTGACACAGGGCGCGAAGGCGGAGCTTGAGTACGGTGTCAAGGCTATAATAGATGACGACGAGGAGAGGTACGTCGAGTTCTTCAACACCGCGGGCTCTATCACGACGCGTCTCCACCAGCTTAACCTTCTTCCCGGGATAGGCAAGAAGATACGTAACGGCATACTTGAGGAGAGACGTGACGAGGAGTTCGAGAGCTTAGACGAGATAGAGGACAGGGTCGGCGGTCTCCATAACGTCAGGGAGATTCTCGCCGAGAGGATAGTCAACGAGATAAAGGACGAGGATCTCAAGTACAGGGTATTCGCAAGGTGACATGAAGGCGAAGGATCTCGTGAGGAAATCCGGGATACGTCCCGACCGTACGAGGGATCAGCATTTCCTCGTCGACGACGACCTCCTCGACCGTATAGTCGGATACGCTGACTCAGTCTCGAACCCCGACGACCACTGCTTAGAGATAGGCGGCGGCGCGGGCGTACTCACGTCACGTCTCGCCGAGAGGTACGAGAAGGTCACAGCCGTCGAGTTAGACTCCGACTTCGCCGACTTCCTGAGACACGAGTTCGCGTCGGTCGAGGCTGAGGTCGAGGTGATAGAGGGAGACGTACTCGAAGTCGACCTGCCTGAGTTCGACGTCTGTGTCTCGAACCTCCCCTACTCGGCTTCGAGTCCCATACTCTTCCGTCTCCTGCCCCTCGGAAAGCCCTTAGTCGTGACCGTCCAGAGGGAGTTCGCCGAGAGGGTCGTGGCTCAAGCCGGCGACGACGACTACTCACGTCTGTCAGTGACTGCGCGCCATTACGCTCAGCCGGTTATAGAGGAGATAGTCGCGCCGTCTTCGTTCGACCCTCAGCCAGGGGTCGAGAGTGCTGTCCTACGTCTCGAACCGAGAGACCCCGACTACAACCTCGAAGTCGACGACGACGTCTTCCTCGACTTCCTCAGGGGAGTCTTCACACAGAGACGTAAGACAGTCAGGAACTGTATACGTAACACGACACATATAACCGGGATAGAAGACCCTGAGGAGGCGGTCTCACGTCTCTCCGACGACACGCTCCGGAAACGTCCGGGTAAGATAACTCCCGAGGAGTACGCTGAGATAGTCAACACCGTCTACTCCTAAGGATGGAGGACGACCGCGGCAGCGACAGTAACTTCGAATCCGATGAGGTCTATCCTCCGTCTGAGGACACCCATCTTCTTCTCGAAGCCTGCTTAGACGAGATAGACGGGGGTAAGCTACTCGAAGTCGGCACGGGGTCGGGATTCGTCTCACACAAGATAGACGAGAAGACGTCCGCCGAGGTCGTCGCGACCGACATCAACCCTCACGCGGTCAGAGAGGCGAGCCATAGAGGTGTCGAAGCCGTGAGAACAAATCTCGTCGACGCCGTCTGTTGGGAGTTCGACTACGTCGTCTTCAACCCGCCTTATCTACCGGAGAGAGACGACGAGGACGAGTCCCGGTCGTGGTCTTGGATCGACGAGGCTCTCACCTCGGGAAAGACGGGACGCAGTGTCACCGTCGAGTTTCTCGAAACTGTCGGAAGGGTTCTCGCCGACGACGGCACTGTCTTACTTCTGGTCAGCAGCAAGACGGGGATACGAGAGGTCACCCAGCGCGCGAGCGACGAGGGCTTCGGTGTCGCCCAAGCCGCGAGAAGTAGCCTATTCTTCGAGGAGCTCGTGGTTCTGCGTCTGACTAAAAATAACTAAGCCAGAGCGTCCTTGAACTCGGAGACGTCTTCCTTTATGCCGTCGGTCGCCTCAGAGACGGCGTCGAGTGGATCGACCGAGTCGTCGGTCTTGACATAGAGTATCGGCTCTGTGTTGCCCCCGCTCTGTTCGGGATTCATGTCGTAGCTCGCCGCCTCTACGCCTTCGACGTTGAGAAGCGCGTCCTTGAGGACGTTGAGAAACGTGTGTCCCTCTCCCCCTATCTCGACCTCGACCTCTGTGTCGGTCTTCGAGAGGACTGTTATGTTCATGCCACCGTCTACGTAGGTGAGGCGTTTGAAGCTTTCTGATTAGAACAGTAATATATGCCGAGACCAACTAAGTGTCTACGTGGACGAAGATCTGATCTCGAACCTCGTTTTCGTCTTCTCCGTCTCGGTGACGTTAGCCGCCGTATACCTGCTTGAGCGCGACTACCTATTCGGTGTCTACGAGACAGCGAAGGAACGTCTCGTCTGGGGTCTTCCCCTCGGAACCCTTCTCATAACCGGTGTCAACATAGGCTTCTACGCCTTCGCACAGAGGGGACTGTGGCACGCCTCGAATCCCCTCGTCGTACCGTACTACTCGTGGTCGTACTCGTACCCTCTCAGCTTCATGACGAGTCCCATCTCACACGCCAACATCGGACATATTACCTCGAACCTCGTCGCGACAGCCGTCTTCTCACCGGTCGCGGAGTACGTCGTCGGACACCGCGCGAGGAGGACGAGACCCGTCTTACGCGCCCTTGGATTCGCCGCTGTACTCTACCTACTCGGCGTATTTACGGCTGCTTTCTCGGCGGGTCCCACAGTCGGCTTCTCGGGTGTGGTCTTCGGAGTCATAGGATTCGTGACAGTCTTCTACCCCGTCAGAGCCGTGGTTCTCGTCACAGTCACCACAGTCCTCGACTCGGCTGTCTCGATACTCCAGCATCCCGTAGTTACCCAGACGGCTTCCGAGGAGTTCGTGACCCCTTGGTGGGCACAGATATCAGTCGAGAGTCACATACTCGGCTTCTTCGTAGGCGTCTTAGGCGCGGCGGCTCTCCTTGGTTCAGATATGGGTCTCGAAGACAGAATCCGAGACCTAAAACCCGTCAAGGTCGGCGCGTCGGTGGTAGTAGTCGGCGTCTTCGAGGGCATATACGCCCTCTGGGTAGCCGACGGATCCTCGTATGTCCTTTACCAGTCGCTCGGGCTCAGCTTCGCTCTACTCGGAGGCGTAGGAGCGGCTTTCGCAGTCAGGTCGGAGCCGCCGATACCCTCTAACGTCGTCACAGACAGGATTAGTCTCGGAAGCTACGGCTATATAGCCCTACTCCTTCCGGTTCTCGTCATCTGTTTCGTCGCGGTTGGTGTGACTGCGTCGTCGGTAGGTGTCGTCGACACCACCAGCACCGAGCCGGATACTACACAGTCTACGGCTGTCGACGTCGAGGGCTACGAGATAAGCTATCACAACTCGACACATGTTCGACGTGTCACACCTATCCCCGGATTTGACCAGAGCTGGAACGCCTCGGGCGTCGTACTCACCGACCGTGACAGGGGAATCTGGCTCCTCAAGACTCCGTCGTCGGAGCTCGCCTCGGAGACGTCTGTAACCTTCTACGTCGGTGACCTCCGAGCCGAGACGCGAGTCACTGTCGAACGAACAGGTGTCTCGACCCCGTCGGGCGACACCGCGTACTCTGTCCTCCTCAGAACTAGCCGAGAAGACAGCCGAACCCTTCTCTACGAGTCACCTCCCGCGCCGACCGGAGTGCGTATAAACCGAACTAACGTCTCGGTCGGTGTCTCGGGACGTAACTACACGGCTGTCCTCAGCCGTTCCGACGAGTCGTCGACTGTCAGACTGTCTCCCAACTCGACGCCTCGCGCACTCGGTGTAGAACTTCGTGTCGAGAACTCGACCATAGTCGCGTCAGACGTATCAGGGGAGACCCGCGCAGTAGTCGGACGTCTCAGTGACAATTGACATCTGTTATTCTATGCGGTAGGCCTCGACGTCTATCTCCCGGCTCTCCTCTGTGTGGAACTCGAACTGGTGGGGAACCCGGAGCTTCGCCGCGAAGCCGTGTGTGATCTCTCCCCTGTCTCCCAGGAACCCCTCGACGAAGTCGCGGCTTCCCTCGTTGTGTATACTGTATATGACGTCTCCAATCTCTGTTGCCTTTTCGAGGAAGGGTCTGTCGGCACCGCGTCTCTGTGCACCGAACGGCGGGTTCATAACCACGGTCACGTCTTCGAGTCGGAGACAGAGATCGCCGACGTCGGCGTTTACCCAGTCGGTCAGGTCGGAGACTCCCACAGTGGCGGCGTTCTGTCTCGCCCTCCCGACAGCCGCGGTGTCGATGTCGACTCCCAAGACATCCCCGCCCAAGAGAGCCGCGCCGACCGATAGGACTCCCGTGCCACAGCCGAGGTCGACGACCTGTTTCCCCTCTATGTCTCCCTGCATGTATGCGAAATGTAAGACGTGGCTCGCTAAGTCGGCAGGAGTGGCGTACTGTTCGAGACTCGGGGATGGCTCCTCGAAGCCTCCGACCTCCTCCAGAGCGATCTCAAGACTACTCCTGTCTGTTACCACACAAAGATAAAAGACACCCCGGCTCTTATGCTTCGCCATGTACGACGACATACTCTTTCCCGTGAGCTTCTACCTCCTCGACCAGAACGAACTCCGTGAGCACGCCGAGGCAATAGCGTCCGAGTTCGACGCAGACGTCCATCTCCTGTCGCTGACACTCCAGGACGAGGGCAAGTCAGACGTCGAGGAGCACAGACAGTCGTTCGAGAGCTTCGCGTCGAGCCTACGTGAGTCGGGGATCGACGTAACAACTGAGCTCAGGAACGACCCCGTCGAGTACGAAGACGTCGCGGGATACCTCGCCGACGAGGCAGATGACTACGACCTCGTCGTTATGGGTCATACACGTGTAAGTCACAGAAGAGGCGGCGAGACCGATACGACTGCGCATAAGCTACTCGACATGTCCTCCACTCCCGTGATAACAGTCCCACTAGGAGCACCGAGGTTCCGTGACGTGTAGGACAATACTGACTAATGGGTTCTTACGAGAGCTGGATTAAGGAAATGAAATTGAAATTGAAGCGCCCGAAGCGGGATTTGAACCCGCGTCACGACCGTGACAGGGTCGTATGATGGGCCACTACACCATTCGGGCTTACACATATACGTTTTACAAGACACCGTATAAGTCTTGCTTTTCTTCTCATCCACTTCCGACCTGCGGCTCCGGTCGAAGCGGAAGTCCCGCCCCTCCGATTTGAACACGGTCGCTAGTTCGCTCCCTGTTCATATCGGAGTGGGAATCCCGCCCCTCCGATTTGAACGGAGGACCAGTCGATCTACAGTCGACCGCTCTACCAGACTGAGCTAGGGCGGGTACTCCATTACTCCGTAGATAGGGTGAAAACTTAACTCTTGCTAAGAGAGCCGGGTTTGACTCTCATACTCATGTCGTGCTGACGGGGTTAGACACCGACACGTGTAATAGGAGCCAGAAGAAAATGGCTGTATGGACTGCAGAAGGTGCGGCGCGTCTATCGAGAAACCCGGCGACTACTGTCTCGTCTGCCGCACCCCGAACGCCGACGCCGTCTTCCTGGAGGTCGGACGCGAAAGGACGCGTATTACTGTGTCATACGGCTCCGAGATCGTAGGTAGGACTACTGTAACCACAGTACCTGAGGATGACGATCCCGACGAGGAGAGGAGACAGATACGTAACTACGCGGGTCTCATCGTTGACGAAGTAAGACGTAAACGAGTGGAGGAGGTCTACGCCCGCGGGACTAGAGAGGTCATAGACGAGATACGTGTACGGCTTCACCACACAGTCGAACGTATACGCGGCGACGAGTCGGTCGAGTCGGTTCTCGACGACGAACCCGCGGGACTCAAGGTCGTCGACAAGCCTCCCAACGAGAAGATAGGCGGGAGCCACACAACCCTGATAGGCGAGTCAAAGGGTCTCGAAGCCGTGAAGGCTGTGACACAACACCCCAACGTCAAGAAGATCGTCCCCGGACCCATAAACGCCGCGGGGAGCAACTCGAGCGGCGGATTCGGTGCGAAGGTCACGCGTTCCGACACCAACGGCAACCTACGTCTCCTGATACGTGACGGCTCTTCGGTACAGGAGAACCGCATTGTGACGACAGCCAACGACCACGAGACGGGTGAGATGGTTCGTGACGAGCTCAACACAGAGGTGGCTGAGAGGGGACTCAGCCGCGGATGACGTATGTATGACACTCGGGATAGATTTATATGTCTGCTATTATTAGGTTCCTATAATGGGACGTATCAACGTCCGTGTCGACGATGACCTCCTCGAGGAGGTCGACTCCGAGGGCGACGTCAGGAGTGAGGTCGTAAGACGGGCTCTCAAGTCACATCTGGGTGTCGAGGAGTTCTCAGGCTCCGGCTCTGACTCTGACGCGCCGTCTGACACCATCGAGGAAGTCGTAGAACAGAAGCTCGAAGACGAGATCTATCCGCGTCTCGGGAATATATACGACAGACTTGAGGACGAAGAGGCTAAGACAGCCGACGGAAAACGGATGCAGGTCGAGTTCGAGATCGACCCCGAGGTCTACGACTTCTACGAGAGGTACACACAGGCTTTCGAGACCCCTCTCTCGGAGATAGTATCCGACGTCTTGGAGGAGGAAGCTGTGAGACTCTCCGACGAGATAGGCGAGATGTCACGTAAGAAGCCTTCGTGGGTGTTAGACGATGAGAGACAGTAAGATAACTTTCCGTGTCAGCGACGACCTCATAGAGAGGGTCGACCGTATCGACGAGTCGCGTTCGGAGATAATGAGACGTGCTCTCCGTGACTACCTCGACTCGTGTTCACGTCCGCGTGAGACACGTAATACTTCCGAGTCGCTCGACAGTCTGATATCTCAGAGGGTCGAAGAGATAATAGACGAAAAACTCCGTGACACCGACGCTTTCACCTCTCAGACCGATCCGAACCCAGAGTCGCAGTCTCGCGCTCAGTCTGACCGACTGTCTGACATAGACGCCGTGTCGTCGTGCAGCCAGTGTGGCGAGAGCCTTGACGACGACTGTGTCTACTGTCCCAACTGTGGCACAAAGGTCTCACGCGTGTTCTGCGAATGTGGTGACGAGGTGCGGAGCGACTGGAGGTTCTGCCCGTCATGCGGTCGGCGCACTTCTCCCGCTCAATCTCCCGAGAGCAAGTAAGACAAATTTTCTGAATTCCGGGAAAGTTTTATATGGGATTAGTCAATAAGGGTAATTCGTAAGACATCGTCTTACAAGTGTGTGACAGTGGATCCGATCACACGCTTGAAACGACAGAAGGATCCTCAGAAAACCGGAAGTCTCCCAGAGACAGAGGGAGGAGGGCAAAAATGGAACGAGTTACACTAAGAATACCCGAACAGCAGATAGACGCTGTCGAAGACCTAGTTGACAAGGGGGAGTTCCCCAATAGGAGCGAGGCTATCAGAGCCGCCGTACGGAACATGGTTACGGACAGAGACACAGACCCCGACGACAGAAGACTTGCGAGAGTGTAAGACATGGAAGACATAGTACAAGAGGCTCTTGAAAAC
The Candidatus Afararchaeum irisae DNA segment above includes these coding regions:
- the deoC gene encoding deoxyribose-phosphate aldolase translates to MDVPKSSDSRAPENGGSRNPEKLGSAIDHTLLDKDHTTDDVDEAVRTADELGMNICLPPSRIERVPASFMGEVCSVVGFPLGYNDTETKVFEAQRASEDGATEIDVGCNVSHLKSRNYYEFRSDVERVVEAADVRVKAIIETGLLSKSEIKRASKLCVEAGADYVKTCSGFTDGEATPSDVRTIREAVGEGVGVKASGGIRTYSDVVEMVRAGATRIGSSSGKEIVEEFSQSQSR
- a CDS encoding nucleoside phosphorylase is translated as MTQDGDTEVKQPHILASEGDINQTVLVPGDPDRVDRIAERLEDVEVVSHNREYRLVNGVYDGEPVTVCSTGVGSPSAAVAVEELVKIGAETLIRPGTTGGLQEDVTTGDVVIPTASAKYEGTTKRYEDVEYPAVPSLGVTNALVDAADEGGHEVHVGSVVTDDAFYAEDEPARDWEEAGMLSVEMEASALFTLARRRGVRAGAVLAVDGNLVAGEQKGETEDDDELPEEARAGVGRIIEIALEAAKRV
- a CDS encoding ArsR family transcriptional regulator, with product MLKTLSYSKSEGIIVYLCMNGESRFSEIEDYLGINPSMVDRRLKELIDDGFVETDGDLYSITSKGREAAVTYNLLSRDKCEEFCNPNTCVGPLSQAVSAISDYSGSVTHEILETLPATPDEIRNEVDADEPVENYIESYERWGLVETDSDGTAKPTDKSRKILGLLEA
- a CDS encoding inorganic phosphate transporter — encoded protein: MDLILLPALVISFFVAAVTGAVSIPVAMAPAVGSNTTGVMRAAFLVGIFGFLGAVALGAGVASGIGSNIVNGELQLATTVIALFVIGFYVALGLIKEYPIPAAFTSFGSVAGAGIAQGLTPNMGYWTTAFVSWIGMGVAAIIISWVLTVALRRYVEKTDRSVSVMEKIILFSGIVFAFIGGGSQVGLAVGPLVAPFTDLGYGITPLLAFGGLGLLVGAWVRSPVMLNAVGRQYSDMGTRTSISILFSAIPLVQIVANVLGVPVSFNQIIINSIMGSGFAGDGSSVDKKRMAYTVGAWIASLFASFGTAYGIYYVVFDVV
- a CDS encoding DUF5828 family protein, translated to MAQESISGFRKEGTWEEVVEHGEEITRIMKDADADADVEGSNFDDWQEWRPKNKDDMGDDIVEKTAKKASIDPDGDSGLKKASKKLFCSLEKAVYENVMGKASPCYFDNDLVSANIKDTSGRIGDSETFALEVDVYDADLKDEIRQNLE
- a CDS encoding 50S ribosomal protein L21e, with product MPNSKGPQKKTRNKLRNDPRDRGQSPPSRAVQEFDEGQNVHVAIDPSVPEGRPNPRFHGETGVVVGEQGTAFEVEIHDGDKKKTLFVKPQHLKPQSD
- a CDS encoding RNA polymerase Rpb4 family protein, with amino-acid sequence MIVKEKLDEEYVSLAEVKEVLNEVSEERADQDREMSYELRRAIDHANELAELEAEEARELIDEVSEFEKVDQLVAHKIADLLPATRDEIRSIFAEERYTLTGDELDEILDVVAKYR
- a CDS encoding DUF655 domain-containing protein; protein product: MSDTEREEYVYVLDFLPQGHAEDRTHNEPIVQGVGSDNFTLLELAAREDALIKIGDFVYVGQGERERIERVKRRLGYEDLTQGAKAELEYGVKAIIDDDEERYVEFFNTAGSITTRLHQLNLLPGIGKKIRNGILEERRDEEFESLDEIEDRVGGLHNVREILAERIVNEIKDEDLKYRVFAR
- the rsmA gene encoding 16S rRNA (adenine(1518)-N(6)/adenine(1519)-N(6))-dimethyltransferase RsmA — protein: MKAKDLVRKSGIRPDRTRDQHFLVDDDLLDRIVGYADSVSNPDDHCLEIGGGAGVLTSRLAERYEKVTAVELDSDFADFLRHEFASVEAEVEVIEGDVLEVDLPEFDVCVSNLPYSASSPILFRLLPLGKPLVVTVQREFAERVVAQAGDDDYSRLSVTARHYAQPVIEEIVAPSSFDPQPGVESAVLRLEPRDPDYNLEVDDDVFLDFLRGVFTQRRKTVRNCIRNTTHITGIEDPEEAVSRLSDDTLRKRPGKITPEEYAEIVNTVYS
- a CDS encoding HemK2/MTQ2 family protein methyltransferase; translation: MEDDRGSDSNFESDEVYPPSEDTHLLLEACLDEIDGGKLLEVGTGSGFVSHKIDEKTSAEVVATDINPHAVREASHRGVEAVRTNLVDAVCWEFDYVVFNPPYLPERDDEDESRSWSWIDEALTSGKTGRSVTVEFLETVGRVLADDGTVLLLVSSKTGIREVTQRASDEGFGVAQAARSSLFFEELVVLRLTKNN
- a CDS encoding DNA-directed RNA polymerase subunit L encodes the protein MNITVLSKTDTEVEVEIGGEGHTFLNVLKDALLNVEGVEAASYDMNPEQSGGNTEPILYVKTDDSVDPLDAVSEATDGIKEDVSEFKDALA